From Topomyia yanbarensis strain Yona2022 chromosome 1, ASM3024719v1, whole genome shotgun sequence, one genomic window encodes:
- the LOC131696413 gene encoding uncharacterized protein LOC131696413 — MTAPTIAQALISGWIYRYGVPTHITSDQGRQFQSTLFTELSNGIIERWYRTLKAAILYHNPERWTEHLPMILLGLRTIYKEDIKSSPAEMVYGIPLEFFVENTHHIADSEFANNLREAMRELRPFDTAWHGKCNVFVNPDLQTCKHVFIRNDSIRPSLSPPCDGPYEVLGRTNKHYTININGRRTANISIDRLKPAYIVEDHQPQPTIDRGATTTTVTRSGPRVQIPLRYR, encoded by the exons ATGACGGCGCCTACAATCGCACAAGCATTAATTTCtggttggatttatcgctatggtGTACCAACTCACATCACATCGGATCAAGGACGTCAATTCCAGTCGACGCTCTTCACGGAATTG TCAAACGGCATCATCGAGCGGTGGTACAGGACATTGAAGGCAGCCATACTGTATCACAACCCCGAACGCTGGACCGAGCACCTACCGATGATACTTCTGGGATTGCGGACCATTTATAAAGAAGACATCAAATCATCACCAGCCGAAATGGTTTATGGTATTCCTTTGGAGTTCTTCGTAGAAAACACACACCACATTGCCGACTCGGAATTCGCGAACAACCTTCGTGAAGCTATGCGCGAGCTACGACCGTTCGATACGGCCTGGCACGGAAAATGCAACGTTTTTGTTAATCCCGATTTGCAGACATGCAAACATGTGTTCATCCGTAACGACTCGATACGACCATCACTATCACCACCGTGTGATGGTCCATACGAAGTGCTAGGCCGCACCAACAAACACTACACAATCAACATCAACGGGCGACGGACTGCGAACATTTCGATCGATAGATTGAAGCCTGCCTACATAGTGGAGGACCATCAACCACAACCTACCATCGATCGTGGGGCTACAACCACAACCGTCACTCGTTCTGGGCCTCGAGTTCAGATTCCGCTTCGTTATCGCTGA